In Phoenix dactylifera cultivar Barhee BC4 chromosome 1, palm_55x_up_171113_PBpolish2nd_filt_p, whole genome shotgun sequence, the genomic stretch GTACGGCCACGTAAAAGGGCGTAGGCGTGCACATGGGTGCGGCTGTTGGCGAGGCTGAGCCCGTTGAGAGGTCGCATCATGCATTTGACGAGGTCGGTTTAACGGGTGCTGGGGGTAGCTCGGTTCCCTGAGTTccgaggtgtgctcggtggagcaCTTCGAGCTCGAGGGTTGGGGCGTATTACTGAAGCAAGCTCGGGGCGGGTCGACGATCATTGGAGGCACCCCGAATTCGGTCGGGGGAGTCGGCGAATCTCTAAAGCCGAGTTGGTTCCGGGCCAGACTGGGGATTCGATCGGACCGTATTGGCGTTTATTGGGCCAGAACTGGGCGACCTTTTAGCTGTGGGCTGAATGATCCATTTCACCCCCCATTACCTCCCATTACAATATCTAACATATGCTGAGATCAATGGGCTGCTTTGCAACTTCTTTATATCCATCATGTTAGATTGTCCTTCcccaaattaaaattaaatctcCACATCAATCAAATTTCAATGATACAGATAGAGTAGCCCTTTTTTGAAGCTATTATTTCCTATTATTATGGAAATAATGGTCACTAGATATGCAATTCCCCATGGACTTGTCTTATTTGGACGCTATCTGGAAAATGGTTTAGATTGTCACATCTTGCAGCTGAACAATGGTGAATGAATGGAGCATGCGTGAGATTTGATGCCCCATATGTTAGTGCACTCTTTTCTTGAATTGCATGTATGTCAAATGCATGGGGGCATCAGATTTCCGCCACAGTCTTTATCCACCCTACCTCATTTGGTTGCTTCGCCGGTACCAAGGACATGAAAGGGCTAAATCACTTCCTATCATTTGATGTTAGGTTGTTCTAGATTGTTAACCTGTTATAACGAGGATTAATAGTCAAATAGTGACATTATttgataacatattatttgtctgaataaaagtaaaaatattATTCTAAACAGgtgttgctattttttttttttgtttaccaTAACAACAATTGACAAAAAAAGTGGGTTGTTGACCTAATCATTATGCTTTTTCGTAAGTAAAAATTActtatttgataaatcattattTGTCACATTATTTTTGTAGCCAATATGATAATTTTAACTTTAAATATTATCAATTTACTTATTTGATAGTTCAGATGCAATATAGAAGCATTATTCTTGTTATTTAATGGTTTTTGTACTTAAAAATGATGTACCATTTGTTTCTATCCTCTCAATTTAGGGTTGATTTCACTTAATACTCCTTAAGTTTATAAAGTTTCAAAGTGACCTTTGAAATTAGTTAAGTGGTGGTACATGTAGGTCCCGAGCTCCATTCGATGTCCAACACCATTATGCCACCGTCATAAAGAATAATTTTTCCCTCACttagaatgacttatttattaaaaaatgccctctcttctcttctttttattcCTCCTCACTctcaccacctcctcctcctccaacacatCCTCTAACCTCTCTAAATCCTAATGCCGTCCTCATCCTTCCTCTCTATCCCTCCTATGCATCTAACCTGATTCCACCCAAGCGCTATCTGCACCTACCACCACATTCTCTTCCAGCAcctcctcctcatcctcttTACACCTTGCTGCCACCCTCATCCATCCTCTCCATCTCTTCTCTCTATCTAGCCTGGTTCTGAGCCTCACTCACTTCCATTACCTCCTCTTCCAAcatatcctcctcctcctctctaaaTCTTGTCATCATCTTCATTCCTCCTCTCCATCTAACTTGGTCTTAATCTCTTGACTTCTGATGActcttataagcgtcgttttaatattggcttccgacgatgcttataagcatcgtcttaGTCTAATTCATGACAATGCTACTAAAAACTGTCGGCAAATTTTGGCGCGGTAACTAAATTGCTCATGCTTCTTTCTAGTGTCCACAAATCACAATCAGAGAAAGCTATTTTTCTTAGTGTCCTGAGCCCCACCAAAGTGTTTACGCTATATTTATATCAATGGCTATAATATGAAGACTGGTCAACATCAGGCATCGgaagtaggggtggcaattagACCAGGTTGGGTCAGATGGGGGTCGAATCAAAAATTCATCAACTTAAACTTaagctatttattaaacaggctaAAAATTTAGATCAAAAcctgacctatttattaaattaataacTTGACCCAACTCTTCTAATccatttattaaataagtcAAGTTAGGTTAAACAGATTAAGTAGATTTTTAACGGATTAAATAGATTTATAATAGGTTAAACAAATTAAACGGATTAGGTTGAATAGGATAGAAATAGGTCAAGTAGATTTTAAACCgattaaacaagtcttaaatggGCTAAATGGGTCGATTTATGACCCTATCCAAttattaaacaagtcaaaataggttaaacggatcACATGTCTAAAACTTGAATCCAACCTATTTAACAAATAGGTTTAGACGAGAGACTTATTTATGACCCAAACCTATTTATGTCAAACCCTAACCTGCTTAAAGTGGGTTGTTTATGGGTCGGGTTGATGGATCGGGTCATAAATTGCCACCTCTACTTAAAAGGCTATTTAGTATAAACTGAGTACTAGTAGGTTTTTGAAAGAAATATCTTTTGTAGACTAAAAAAGAGGTTCTAGAAGGATGTGAGCCTTCAGTCAAATACCAAGGTACGGATCGGTAGGTTGAAGTTTATGGTAGTAGGCCATTATGTACTCAGACAATAGGATGAAATATAGGATTAGTAGATCGAGTACTACAAGAAAAATGTCAACCTCAGATCCATTATTCGAAAAGCAAGCTAAAACATTAAGGATGCAGGCCCATACACTAAAGATGAAGGATGACAGACCAAGAATGCCAATGCTAAGGTGCAGGCTGATACGCCAAAAGTGCGGGATGACACACCAAGGGTATAAGTTGAAATATAGAGGATATGTAGGCTGATAAACCAAGGTTGCAGGCCGGTATAGCAAGTGTGTTCTATTCCAAAGATGTAGATCAATACACCAAAAATGTATTTCGATACACCAAAGATGCAGACCAAGTAATTGGGATGTAAACCTATAGGGTGAGAATTATTAGCCTAAAAAATGGTCTTAGTAGAGCAGAGTTCAAAGATGGTAATTAGACAACAGTTGTCACTACCCATAACATGGGAAAAGTGGTCATACTATTTACCATGCATGGCAATAGTGGCTGATGTGGTATACAATAGCAAGAACAAATATCCAATATAAGTAGCGATACCCATCTTTCTACTACTCATGACGTGAGAGGAGAGGTAGCACTATCAACTATGTATCGTAATAATCGCCCATGTGGCACTCAATAGAAAGGATAAGAGTCCATAATGAGTAATGATATCCATCTTTCCTCTATGCATGATGTGGGAGGATGGTAGTACTACCTACTATGTAAGGAAATAGTAACCCATATGGCACATAATAGTAAGGACAAGAGTCTAAAATAATCAGTGGCATCTATCTTACCAATTAAGGAGAGTCACTTATAGGTATCAATTTGTAACCATGGAAAAGTTATCTTTCAAACATCATAAtgaatgaattttttttcttgagtatttttatttctttttggttACGTTTAGTTTTTCAGTAGTTTAGGTAGCACTCCAGGAGCTAAAAGTCTTTGAAGATTTAGGATATTCGAACCCTAACATTTTCTCCTCTCAATTCTAGTGATAAGTGATGCAAGAGAATCACCAAACTTGATGTGAACTATTTTAACTATTATGGTTAGAACTAGACAGGGTCCAAAAGTGAAATCCACTACATCAGGAAGCTAAATCGTATGTCAAACTTTTGGAGGTTATAACTTATCTATACGATGCTTATTTGTATTGatcctttttttaataaaaaaaagataatttttgCACTTTACGACATGGTACCAACCCCAAATGGATGTGGTGCAACTAGCCATTAGGCCCAAGTTTCATTATTTGGGCTCCAAAATGAGtcaatcaaatcaaaatttttcttttttaaaaaatattttgatcaggCATATTTCTTAGTTTGGAAAGAATTAGGTAGAGTGACTGAAGATACAATCGATATAGGAGTTGAGGTCTACCTTATTTAGAATTTCAActtttcaagtttatttttattagtcaTGTATATTTTGGAAAAGCTAATCATTTTTTAAACTAGGAGAGGCATATGATCTGAATTGTACGAGTGTGAATCTTACTATTATAAGTAGGCTATGTTTCTCACTTTTGGAGGATtaatcaaagaaaaggagaCCTAAACCCTACTTTTGCCATCTTTCTACCTTTTTCTAAATCTTTTCAAGAGATTCGAGTTTACCGAATTGAAGgaattcttccttctcctcaaaCAGTCTAGCTATAGGCTTGTTATCCCGTCCCGatgaaaaaaggaaaacaagttTTTGGTATGTCCAGCAGGACAAACTAGTTCGAATGCCACCAAAGAAAATAAGCGATACATCAACCTCTAGAAGGGCTCAATTTAAGAATCCTATGGAAAATGTTGCTGCTACTGAGGAATAGTAGGTGTTATGAGTAGAGCCATTGGAAATAGTCCACTAATGTGGCAGCTTCGAGCTGCTGGTTGTGATACTAAAATGGGAAACAACCACGCCAAGGGATCTGGTCAAGATGGTTGGCCCCCTTATGTGGAGTCATTCCAATGGATGGTGGGTTAGTTTCATGATGCTATTATATATGTTAAGTTTCATTTGGATGAAGGCCAGAGGGATCACCTAGATACATCAATAAGTGAGGTTACTATGGTCATAGGGCTGTTTGTCAATCAACAGAAAATTTCTTCAACTCAATTGCTAAACAAGTTGAGAAGCTAGGTACAATTTTAGCCACTCAGCTTTGGTCGCCATATTTATCTTTCAGTACATCCTTAGTTGTACAAATGCCTGAAAGCCATTCCAATGTGGTTAGTAAACCACCATGCCTATGCCTTGATCTACAATACAGGAATGTGAAGATTATAGAAAGGGCGGACTTGCAGAAGCTGATGTATTATAATAAAGGAAAGGCCAAATTCTACCCAGTTGGGTGAACCCTCTCGAGAAAAAGGGCATGTTCAAGATAATGCCATGTTCAGAAATGCCATGAATCAAGTCTCTTGAGCACCTATTGTTAGGTCAGCCGGCCCAAGGCCGAACATGGTGGCTTGGATGGAACCTGGTACATCACGTTAGGGAACCAAAGGGTAGATTCCAGTGGATGGGGGCATGTTAATCCACTGATTAATATGGTCCCTATTGCAAACACTGGGGGACAACCTTTCACCACACAACCTAAATGCTACCCTCACAATCTTCTGCCTCAGGGGTGAGTGCCTCGGTGGATGCATTTTCCTCAAGTTCATTTATTGAGAATGGGTGTCTATAATATCTATTAAAACCTACTATAGCAGTCGAATCCTTATAGACCTATCCAACGACCTATCCCAAATCAAAACTTGCCTAATTGTAGTTGAGTCTAGcaaaatttggtccactcgacaGAATTAATCGGAGATCAATTGGACTTCATAAGTCAACCAATGGCAAAGTTGATTTATAGAAGACTCAAATATCAGGAGACTCTTTCGACCATAATTGCAAAACAATATGGGAATGTTTGAATATCAAAAAACCATCGACGGGTATACGGTTAAGGAGGAAGGCAAGGTTGATTGCTATGTCATGAAACTTTTAGAATTTATAGATCAAGACGATCAAGAAGATGTCCTGGTGAAAAATACAATTGCACTAAGTTTGGCTGATTGAATACTTATTGACTCTTCGGTTAACAATAGGCCGACTTTAGAACTCAAATTGGACTTTGGACAAGCAGATCCATGGTtatagagaaaatgttaatacaAGAGTCACGGTCAAGGGGCAAGTGATTGCTCCAATCTTCAATCTAGTATATCTAAACCAGGTTGGGGGCAATGTTTTATCTCACAATGGAAAATGTTTCCCAAAATCCATGGGCTGGGAGAATGAACCACCTTAATCTAGTCAGTGATATCCCTCAATCTATGGGATAGAGAGCAAGCACGGTGATGGATCCACCAAGTCCTCCATGATTTCTACCTACTTCTCCAGTTTATGTCACAACTTCACAAATACCCTCCATGGTTTATAGTTGTCGCTCAAGTTCACCTTTCCAAAGAGTTAAAGCTATCATCCTTCTTAGTAAGTGAAGCCAATGAATGATGATCCTGGTTAGCTTTTCCTTCAAATGGACCATGTTGGATTATTACCAAATCCAAAACTAGAACGATGTATGTGGTGCTAGATACATCCCTTCACATTCCTTATTGTTGACTAATGGGATGTGAGGGTTATTGTTTATACCACATCCATTCTGATGGCTATGATGCAAAGACTGGTCAACAACATGCCTCATAAGGCCATCTAGTATAAATCGAGTACTGGTATGTCTCCAAAAGAAACATTTTTGCAGCCACATAAGAGGATTTGGAAGGATTTCAACCTTCAATCAAATACTAAGGGACAAATCAGTAGGTTGAGGTACTCGGCCGATTGAAATACACAGCTAGTAGACAGAGTTGTACATAGATAGTAAAACGGGATGCACAATTAGTAAGCGAGTACTCCAAGAAGGATGCCAACTTgagaccaaatatcagaaaaaCATGCCAAAATACCAGTGGTGTAGGTTGATATACTAAGGGTGCAGACCAAGTAACTGACATGTAGACCTAGGAAAGTAAGAGCTATCGACCTAGGATGAGGGTTTAGTGGAGCGGAGTCCAAGGATGATTGCCAGATTGCAGTTATTACTACCCATGATGTGGAAGGATTGGTTGTGCTACTTGCGGTACATGGCAAAAATGGCTTAAAGGCGAGATACGTTAGCTAGAAACTGTTGTTTGGCAAGTCGTTTGATCAGCCGGGAGTAACTACTAGTGGCATTACAACTTAGTGAGCAGATAGAGACTAAGCTTCCGGCATTACAGTTACTGATCATTGAgctttttttgaaaagaaaagattccccAATCCTATATCGATTGGTGGAAACGCCATTCTGCTTTTTTCCACACCAAGGGAGATGCcattgaagaaaaaaagagtCACTCCATTTTTTCCGTCGTTCAAGGGGTCTGTGCGAGGGAGAGATCTAAATGTGCAAATGTCGTGGCAGGAGCAGGGACAAATATTCAAAATAAGTAGTAGTGCCTATCTTTCCACTACCCATGATGTGGAGGAGAGGTAGCACTACCTAATATGTATAACAATAGTGGTTCATGTGGTACCTAATAGCAAAGACAAATATCTAAAATGAGTAGTGGTACCTCTTTTTTCACTATCTATGATATAAGAGGAGGGATAATACTATCTATCATGTAGGACAATATAGCAGCCCATGCGGTATATAATAGTAAAGGCAAGTATCCAAAATGAGTAATAACACACTCATTTCAGTAGTCAAGAGGAGTCACATATAAGTTTGAGGTTGTGATCATAgatctttagtattttcatTTCTTATTAATTTGTTATCCTCTATATTGTCAGAAGTGTAGGTAGTATTCTAGTAGTGAAAAGTCTTTGAAGATTCAAAACATTTAAACTGTAGCATCTTCTCTTCTCAATTCTGACGACAAGTTGATAACACTCCTGCGTAATTACCTAGCCTAGTTGCAGACTTGTTATCCCATcccaaacaaaaaagaaaaatattgagcCTTATCCACTCCCACCACCTCCTCATCTTCTaagacctcctcctcctcttctccaaacCCCACTGCCGTCCTCATTTTTCTCTCTATCTAACTTAGTTCCAAGCCTCATTTTCTCCTTCTAACTCCTCTTCCAACATCTCCTCCTCATCATTCTCTCTAAATCTCGCCATTGTTATAAATCACTGATCACAAGGGTATTTCAGTCCTATAAGTTTAATATGTTAATAACATGATACAATTTTATGAACCCAGATAAATGAATACAGACGGTAGGAGTATATTGAACTACTTCACTAAATTAAAAGGCcactttgaattttttttagaacTCGAGAGATATTAAATAAAACTAGCTCAAGTTAAAAGGATGCCTaagtatttttttctaaaatatatgtAATACATAGCAGATAATAGTTGTTATATTATTTCCTAATATTTTGGTGAAGtaggattttcttttaaaaaatatcttCCCAGCCAAGCAGTGGTCCACAGTTTACGCGTGAGAAAGCGTGGAAACTGCAGACTGAAGTTGGCTTGAGCCTGGTTTGGCTGGGTCACGGACGTTCGCTCCGTGTGGCTAGGAGATCCATCGCATCCTCCATCCCATCGCAGGAGATTGGTCAGATTACAGATCTTTCTTAACTGGCAATTAGGCTTCCCTCTGGTCAAAAGAACCGATCGAGCCGTCAAGTGGTAGTTGAGCATATATAGAAACCCCATAAGTTGCTAAGTGGTTGTTTGCAACATGTCAAGATGCTAAAGTCTCCAAGTAGTCCTTATTTTTCTAGCCCGGACTTGAGAAAAGCCTCAACAGCTGTTTCCTGATAAACTTGTTGGTTAATAAAAGTCTCAACGAAGTTGCTAACCCTTAATCTATATTATATCAAGTTTTTCAAAGTCGTCTTGGTGGATGACTAGTCACGAAGTCAGTGAGGGCAGACCTCTGTTCGACGTCGTCACTTCCGTCCACACCAACATTTATACTTTCCAGATGTTGACCCAACACGTTCCACCCACCGACCGTCCTACATAAGTGTTACCAACTCATATATCATATATCATCTGCAGCCGCATATATTTTTAGTTCACGTGGCCTattcatcaaattttttttaaaatatttataaaaattaaaaattttaaaaaaaatattttttatttaattattttattttagataaattTATGAGTTATTATAAATGATATCAGAATAAATTTGACCTATAATCTATATAAATTAGAAGATACTAGAAACACTGCTCTATATATTTATAGAGAGTTGACCATTGATGtttataattaaatttgaataaatttaactTAAAATGTTAGAGTTGAGCGCGCAGAATATGTAAGGAACGTGCGAGGGTTAGTTTAGCTTCATGTCGACCATCCTTGGAaaaaattttggatacttatatgagGGGGGTGAATGCACTAGTTTGGCACACATCCTGTCATCTGCGTTTTGCTTACCCCGCCGAAGACAAACGAAGGAAGAGAGTAGGGATGGCTAGTAAGAGAGAGTTGCTGCTGCTCCTGCTGTTGTTGCAGCTGCTGGTAGCAGCAGCATCCTCGTCGGAGCAGCTCATGGCGTTGCCCGGCTGCCATGATAAGTGCGGGAACACCGCCGTCCCCTACCCCTTCGGCATCGGACCCGGCTGCTTCAGAGGAGGCTTCGACATCACCTGCGACGGCGGCAGCCCGAGAGCTCTCATCCCGGATCTGGACTTGGAAATCGAGATCACGGATATATCATTAGCACCAGCCGAGGTACGTGCAAAGATACCCATGTCCTACCAGTGCTACAACGAGACCGCCATGGTCTCCAAAGTAACGCCCAAGGTCGACCTCACGACGCGGCCGGCCTACATTTTCTCGAGCACCCGCAACAAGTTCACCGCCTTGGGCTGCTTCACCCTGGCGCATCTGGCTGCCTACATCGAGGAGGATGACTACCAGTACGGCGGCGCCTGCGTCTCCTACTGCTGGAATGAGGAGAGCATCGCTAATGGCTCCTGCTCCAACATGGGATGCTGCCAGGTCTCCATCCCGAAGCAGCTAGGCTCCATAGATATCTACTTCCGAAACTATGGCTACAGCGATACTTGGAATATCAGTCCCTGCAGTTATGCCTTCCTGGTGGCCCAGGACTCGTATAACTTCAGCAGATCTGATCTCTCCTACGATTTCGCCGTCAAGCACCGCAACCATACCCCGGTGGTGCTAGATTGGGCCATACGGAACCAGTCTTGCCAGGATGCAAGAGTGGATCCAACAACCTATGCATGCCGCAGCAACAACAGCATCTGCAGCGACGCAAGCAATGGCCCCGGATATCTCTGCAGCTGCTTGCCGGGATATGATGGCAATCCCTATCTTCACGATGGATGCCAAGGTTACTCTACCTTCACCCTTCGTTGTACTAATATATCCCTATCATTtttgtggtttcatgattgcttCAATTGAATCTGCAGACATCGACGAGTGCAAGCTCCCGGAGCAGTATCCTTGCCATGGGATTTGCGTGAACAGACCAGGGAATTATAGCTGCGCCTGCCCTCAAGGAACGCAGGGTAATGCAACGACGGAAAGCTGCAGGCCGCTCCGAGGCAAAGACAAGTTTCCCTTGCTAGCAATCTTGGCTGGAGGTAAGTCTTCTATCAGTTCAGTTCAGTTCAATTCTATGTATGACCTACCCACCGGACGCGCAACCCATGCGATGAATCGACCAGATCTCATACCTGCCATTAACTTCTGGGGAAAAAATAATATGGGTTTTGGTGCTCAGAAAATTGGGCCATGAAAATTCTGAATAAGGCACATACATATAGCTGCTtgcaattactaattaatttaTACATGAAGGGGAGCTTATATGTGGGAAGGGATGGGATGGGATGGTCCAATAGACAAAAGATTCATGGGGCACTTTAAGAGAAGCAAGTCAAACTCCAAACAACAGAGTCCAACCCATTCGAACCAAAACATTGCACTGACCTATATACTTTCTCTGCAAAAGTTTAGAAGTACTCCAAGTATTCTTAAAAATCAATCTGTGCCGTGCCAAGAATTTCCTCGTTTGCATTTTTCGATTCACTATTTGCTCTCTTTGCTATTTGCAGGCATCAGTGTTAGCACTTTCTTCATAGTTCTCATTTACTATATACTGGCAAAGAGAAGGCTCGTTAGGACCAGGCAAAAGTTTTTCGAGCAAAATGGAGGGTATCTACTGCAGCAACAACTCAGCTCAAAGGGTGTTGCATTTAAGATTTACACAGTTGAAGAACTAAAAAAAGTAACGAACAACTTTAACGCGGACCGAGCGTTAGGAGAAGGCGGCTACGGCACCGTTTATAAAGGAATCTTGGAGGATGAAACAGAAGTAGCCATCAAGAAGCCTAAGAAAATGGGACGGGACCAAAATGAAGAATTTGCGAAGGAGATGTTTATCCTTTCCCAAATAAACCACAAAAATGTGGTTAAGCTCTTAGGCTGCTGCTTGGAAGTTAAAGTTCCCATGTTGGTTTATGAATTTGTCTCCAACGGTACCCTCTCCGATCACCTCCATGGGAGAAATCAGAATTCCTCGCTTAACTTGGACATGCGTCTCACGATTGCTGTAGAGTCTGCGGAGGCACTTGCCTATCTGCACTCCTGGGCCTCTCCACCTATCCTGCATTGTGATGTAAAGTCTGCTAATATACTCCTCGACGAGAACTTTACTGCAAAAGTGTCTGATTTTGGGGCTTCAAAGCTTGTTCCCAACGGACCAACTCAGTACGTTTCCGTAATTCAAGGAACCTTGGGTTATTTGGATCCAGAATTCCAAGCAGATGGCCGATTAACTAACAAGAGTGATGTTTACAGTTTTGGAGTGGTTCTTCTGGAACTTCTGACAGGGAAGAGAGCAATTTACTCTGAGGGATCCGAGGAGAAGCGCAGCCTTGTAGCAAGTTTCTACAGAGCAATGAACGAGGATAGGCTTCTGCAAATTTTGGACGATCAAGTCAAGGATGGAGGAGGGATAGAGTTGCTCGAACAGATTGCTGAACTTGCGGGGCGATGTTTAGATAGGAGAGGGGAAGATAGGCCCACCATGAAAGAAGTGGCGGAGGAACTCGAAAAGCTAAGGAAATTCAAGCAGCATTCATGGGAGCAAAATGATCATGAGGAGACAGACAGCTCACTTGATGGAAGCGGGCCAATGGCAATATTGCCTCATACTTATTGAAACATTACCGGGGTATTTGTGAAGAATTGCTACAGCGGCATCCTGTGCTAAGAATAAAAGATGTAATAAGTACTTGATAAATAGTTTAAACCATGAGTTCTTATTGCAACTTGTTCCTCCATTAGATAAATAcagattattaaaaaaaaatcttctttcATTAGAGGAGCTAAAAAGGATCCACTTATTTTTTGATGATGAAGGAGGCCGGTAAAGCAGCCGCCCAACTTTTATTGATGGAAAAAAGTAATTACAGCAAAAAAATAGAGCAAGACAATATAATAAAAACAAAGCAGCTGcaaagattgaaaaaaaaaaaacccaaagaaACAAATGATGCAACTTCAGATCAATAAAGAACCAACTTGCTGTCCCACAATGAGTAATCTATTTACTCAAGTACCAGCAATGTCAAGCTCCATTTATCAAAAtaggtattttttttattttgtatcatATTTTTGTATGCTCATTAAGCAACTTTGCGTTACAAAGGTTCGACCAAAAAGAGAGCCGTTGTAAACTCTCTGCAACAACTGACCATATAGAAGATTGCTTAATCataaaaattttgatatttctttttttccaacACGACCATAAAATAGCACCAATGAGCATCAGAACCACTGATCGACTGCGCAGCTTTGGAAAATTTTCTCTTCCTCTAATCTAAACATAGTCATTCAAAAGTTCTATGCGATTGCAGTACACCTGCTAAAAGACAAAACCCTCTCCAGATGGTAGCAAAGAAGTTGTACTCTGAGAATAAATGGTCCATAGATTCGATAGAGTGGCAACACAATGCACATTCTCCCATATTTTTTCCAAGCTTCCTTCCGATGCTATCTCTAGTATTGTGCTGCTCTTTCTAACAAAGCCATAAGAAGCATTTTACTTTAAGTGGGATTGAAAGGATCCAAAGTGAGGAGGCAAAGTTACACTTCACTCCTCTAGAATTAATGAACTGATAGTAGGATGCAGAGGTGAACGTTCCTTTACTGTTTAGTTTCCAAACAATCTTATCCTCATTTCTATTCAAAGTTACCATGGCAAGCAAAGAGAGCAATTGATTTTGCTGTTGGAAGATCTTCGCCGATTGATTGCTCGATGGTCTAAATTTTCACGACATAGttctacaattaaaaaaatcagaTACAGTGTCATTTTTCTTTGTGCTGTGAGCATAAAGGGcaagaaagataattttgagTGGTGCATCACAAAGCCAACTGTCTTTCCAATAAGAGGTGTTTTGGCCATTGCCGATCCTGAAGTGAATTCGATTCTATAAGGCCGGAAGAGCCTTAATGACATCTTTCCAAAAGTTAGAGCATCTCTTTGGCGGTTTCCAACGCATTGAAAGTTTTCCTCTAAATGCCCGAGTCTTTCACAATAAACCTCCTACCCCTTCTTGCCAAAAGTTCATTGTTAAACTGTTGAATATTCTTGATTCCTAGCcctccttcttccttttgaaagCAAATAGTCTTCCAGTTGACCTTACAAGAGAAGCTATGAGTGACAAAAGTGCTGATCCAAAGAAAAGCTTGCCTATACTTGTCAATCCTCTTGATCACCCAAGCTGGTAGCTTGAATAGACACATAAGGTACAGATGTAGTGAAGTAAGAATTGAATTGATCAAGGTAAGCCTACCTCCAAATGATAAATACTTGATTTTTCATGAAGCTAATCTACTCTCAATTCATTGCAATAAAATGAGCCAATCTGACTTAGAAGGTTTTGCACCACTGAGTGGCAGA encodes the following:
- the LOC103708276 gene encoding wall-associated receptor kinase 3-like; protein product: MALPGCHDKCGNTAVPYPFGIGPGCFRGGFDITCDGGSPRALIPDLDLEIEITDISLAPAEVRAKIPMSYQCYNETAMVSKVTPKVDLTTRPAYIFSSTRNKFTALGCFTLAHLAAYIEEDDYQYGGACVSYCWNEESIANGSCSNMGCCQVSIPKQLGSIDIYFRNYGYSDTWNISPCSYAFLVAQDSYNFSRSDLSYDFAVKHRNHTPVVLDWAIRNQSCQDARVDPTTYACRSNNSICSDASNGPGYLCSCLPGYDGNPYLHDGCQDIDECKLPEQYPCHGICVNRPGNYSCACPQGTQGNATTESCRPLRGKDKFPLLAILAGGISVSTFFIVLIYYILAKRRLVRTRQKFFEQNGGYLLQQQLSSKGVAFKIYTVEELKKVTNNFNADRALGEGGYGTVYKGILEDETEVAIKKPKKMGRDQNEEFAKEMFILSQINHKNVVKLLGCCLEVKVPMLVYEFVSNGTLSDHLHGRNQNSSLNLDMRLTIAVESAEALAYLHSWASPPILHCDVKSANILLDENFTAKVSDFGASKLVPNGPTQYVSVIQGTLGYLDPEFQADGRLTNKSDVYSFGVVLLELLTGKRAIYSEGSEEKRSLVASFYRAMNEDRLLQILDDQVKDGGGIELLEQIAELAGRCLDRRGEDRPTMKEVAEELEKLRKFKQHSWEQNDHEETDSSLDGSGPMAILPHTY